In one window of Corynebacterium mycetoides DNA:
- a CDS encoding biotin transporter BioY, whose protein sequence is MSTPVNSQPARSTTSDIAYVAVFTALVIVLGFVAIPVGALGVPILLQNTAIILAGLVLGPRRGFFTAALFLLIGFIFPVLAGGRTTYFALTSPTVGYIISYLVAVPVAGFIAARVVGKPQGAKVGLFILAGVVGLALQYLFGAIGMVLRAGLDVPAAAAAQLPFIPTDLIEMAVMVAIAISVHAAFPQLLRREAR, encoded by the coding sequence ATGTCAACACCAGTCAACTCTCAGCCGGCGCGGAGCACCACCTCCGATATCGCCTACGTCGCGGTCTTTACCGCGCTCGTCATCGTCCTCGGCTTCGTGGCCATCCCCGTCGGCGCCCTCGGCGTGCCCATCCTGCTCCAGAACACGGCGATCATCCTGGCCGGGCTCGTGCTCGGCCCGCGCCGCGGCTTCTTCACCGCCGCGCTGTTCCTCCTCATCGGGTTTATCTTCCCCGTCCTCGCCGGGGGCCGGACCACCTACTTCGCCCTGACCTCGCCGACGGTGGGCTACATCATCAGCTACCTCGTCGCCGTCCCCGTGGCCGGATTCATCGCGGCGCGCGTCGTCGGCAAGCCCCAAGGAGCGAAGGTGGGTCTGTTCATCCTCGCCGGTGTCGTGGGCCTGGCGCTGCAGTACCTCTTCGGCGCCATCGGCATGGTCCTGCGCGCGGGCCTCGACGTGCCCGCGGCCGCCGCGGCCCAGCTGCCTTTCATCCCCACCGACCTGATCGAGATGGCGGTCATGGTCGCCATCGCCATCAGCGTGCACGCGGCGTTCCCCCAGCTCCTGCGCCGCGAGGCCCGCTAA
- a CDS encoding energy-coupling factor ABC transporter ATP-binding protein, producing MPTIRFQGAGVTFEGTTVLRPLNLELSERRIGIIGANGSGKSTLVRLINGLITPTTGSVTYEGMDPTADGKRVRRKVGFVFADAESQIVMPRVADDIAFSLRRFKLPRVEVARRVDSMLERFGLTDRRENSPHTLSGGEKQLLALAAVLVIEPDTVILDEPTTLLDMRNRRRIIRELSALDQQLIVVTHDLEMLRDFDRVLCVSEGAVLFDGPPADATAFYTALMDAQD from the coding sequence GTGCCCACCATCCGTTTTCAGGGCGCGGGCGTCACCTTCGAAGGCACCACCGTCCTGCGCCCCCTCAACCTCGAACTGAGCGAGCGCCGCATCGGAATCATCGGCGCCAACGGCTCGGGCAAGTCCACCCTGGTCAGGCTGATCAACGGGCTGATCACCCCCACCACCGGGTCCGTGACCTACGAGGGCATGGACCCGACCGCCGACGGCAAGCGCGTCCGCCGCAAAGTGGGGTTCGTCTTCGCCGACGCGGAATCACAAATCGTCATGCCGCGTGTCGCCGACGACATCGCGTTCTCCCTGCGCCGCTTCAAGCTTCCCCGCGTCGAGGTGGCGCGGCGGGTGGACAGCATGCTCGAGCGCTTCGGGCTGACCGACAGGCGCGAGAACTCGCCGCACACCCTCTCCGGCGGCGAGAAGCAGTTGCTCGCGCTCGCCGCCGTCCTTGTCATCGAGCCGGACACGGTGATCCTCGACGAGCCCACCACCCTGCTGGACATGCGCAACCGCCGCCGCATCATCCGCGAGCTCTCGGCCCTTGACCAGCAGCTCATCGTTGTCACCCACGACCTCGAGATGCTGCGCGACTTCGACCGGGTCCTGTGCGTGAGCGAAGGAGCCGTGCTTTTCGACGGCCCCCCGGCCGACGCCACCGCCTTCTACACCGCCCTCATGGACGCCCAGGACTAA